In one window of Onychomys torridus chromosome 7, mOncTor1.1, whole genome shotgun sequence DNA:
- the Slc37a4 gene encoding glucose-6-phosphate exchanger SLC37A4 isoform X2: MAAQGYGYYRAVIFAAMFGGYSLYYFNRKTFSFVMPSLVEEIALDKDDLGLITSSQSAAYAISKFVSGVLSDQMSARWLFSSGLLLVGLVNVVFSWSSTVPVFAALWFLNGLAQGLGWPPCGKILRKWFEPSQFGTWWAVLSTSMNLAGGLGPILATILAQSYSWRSTLALSGALCVAVSFLCLLLIHNEPADVGLRNLDPTPSKGKKGSSKEDSTLQDLLLSPYLWVLSTGYLVVFGVKTCCTDWGQFFLIQERGQSALVGSSYMSALEVGGLVGSIAAGYLSDRAMAKAGLSMYGNPRHGLLLFMMAGMAASMFLFRVTVTSDSPKIWILVLGAVFGFSSYGPIALFGVIANESAPPNLCGTSHAIVGLMANVGGFLAGLPFSTIAKHYSWSTAFWVAEVICIASTVVFFLLRNIRTKMGRVPKKAE; the protein is encoded by the exons ATGGCAGCCCAAGGCTATGGTTATTACCGCGCTGTCATCTTCGCAGCCATGTTTGGGGGCTACAGCCTGTACTACTTCAACCGCAAAACCTTCTCCTTCGTCATGCCATCCTTGGTGGAAGAGATTGCTCTGGACAAGGACGATTTGG GGCTCATCACCAGCAGCCAGTCGGCAGCTTATGCCATCAGCAAGTTTGTGAGTGGGGTGCTTTCTGACCAGATGAGCGCTCGCTGGCTCTTCTCCTCTGGGCTGCTCCTGGTCGGCCTGGTCAACGTCGTCTTCTCTTGGAGCTCCACGGTACCAGTCTTTGCTGCTCTCTGGTTTCTTAATGGCCTGGCACAGGGGCTGGGCTGGCCCCCCTGTGGGAAGATCCTGAGGAAG TGGTTTGAGCCATCCCAGTTTGGCACTTGGTGGGCTGTGTTGTCAACCAGCATGAACCTGGCTGGAGGTTTGGGACCTATCTTGGCAACGATTCTTGCCCAGAGCTACAGCTGGCGCAGCACACTGGCCCTGTCTGGGGCACTGTGCGTGgctgtctccttcctctgcctgctgcTCATCCACAATGAGCCTGCTGATGTTGGACTCCGAAATCTGGACCCTACCCCCTCCAAGGGCAAAAAGG gttcatCAAAGGAGGACAGCACCCTGCAGGATCTGCTACTGTCCCCCTATCTCTGGGTGCTCTCCACTGGCTACCTTGTAGTCTTTGGAGTAAAGACCTGCTGTACAGACTGGGGCCAGTTCTTCCTTATCCAGGAGCGAGGGCAGTCTGCCCTTGTGG GTAGTTCCTACATGAGTGCCCTGGAGGTTGGAGGCCTCGTGGGCAGCATTGCAGCCGGCTATCTGTCAGACCGGGCCATGGCAAAG GCAGGGCTGTCTATGTATGGGAACCCTCGTCATGGCCTGTTGCTGTTCATGATGGCTGGCATGGCAGCATCCATGTTCCTCTTCCGGGTCACGGTGACCAGTGACTCACCCAAG ATCTGGATCCTGGTGTTGGGAGCTGTGTTTGGTTTCTCTTCTTACGGTCCCATTGCCTTGTTTGGAGTCATAGCCAATGAGAGTGCACCTCCCAACTTGTGTGGCACCTCTCATGCCATTGTGGGACTCATGGCAAATG TGGGCGGATTTCTGGCTGGGTTACCCTTCAGCACCATCGCCAAGCACTATAGCTGGAGCACAGCCTTCTGGGTGGCAGAAGTGATTTGTATAGCCAGCACAGTTGTCTTCTTCTTGCTTCGAAATATCCGCACCAAGATGGGCCGAGTGCCCAAGAAGGCAGAGTAA
- the Cenatac gene encoding coiled-coil domain-containing protein 84 isoform X3 has product MAPPQRCPLCRQTFFCGRGHVYSRKHQRQLKGALERLLPQVEAARKAVRAAQVERYVPEHDRCCWCPCCGCQVRKHLSHGNLTVLHGGLLEHLASPEHKKATNRFWWENKANAQMKEKFLISPQDYARFKKSMVKGLDSYEEKEDEVIKEMAAQIREAEQSRQEVVRSVLEPQAEPDPEEGSSAPGSWKATNGHVASSSQQVSHLDLQGVPELDWMETGQHLTFIGHQDTAGVGNIHSGAVPPWMIQEEEHSSGNLPIGPSYEEFLKEQEKQKLKKLPPERVGANFDHSSTTSAGWLPSFGRVWNNGRRWQSRHQFKTEAATRNKQSHKGKS; this is encoded by the exons ATGGCGCCACCGCAGCGATGTCCTCTGTGTCGCCAAACTTTCTTCTGTGGTCGAGGACACGTCTACAGCCGCAAGCACCAGCGGCAGTTGAAGGGGGCCCTGGAGCGGCTTTTACCGCAG gtggaAGCTGCCCGCAAGGCCGTCCGTGCCGCCCAGGTAGAGCGCTATGTCCCCGAGCATGATCGGTGCTGCTGGTGTCCGTGCTGTGGCTGCCAAGTGCGAAAACACCTGAGCCACGGAAACCTGACAGTGCTGCACGGGGGTCTGCTGGAACATCTGGCCAG CCCAGAGCATAAGAAAGCCACCAACAGATTCTGGTGGGAGAACAAGGCCAATGCCCAGATGAAAGAGAAGTTTCTGATCTCCCCCCAGGATTATGCACG gtttaagAAATCCATGGTGAAGGGCTTGGATTCTTATGAAGAAAAGGAGGACGAGGTGATTAAAGAG ATGGCGGCTCAGATCCGCGAGGCAGAACAGAGTCGGCAGGAAGTGGTCCGATCTGTCTTAGAG CCTCAGGCAGAGCCAGATCCAGAAGAGGGCTCTTCGGCACCTGGAAGCTGGAAAGCAACCAACGG CCATGTAGCCTCCAGCTCACAGCAGGTATCACACTTGGACCTGCAAGGTGTTCCAGAGCTTGACTGGATGGAGACAGGACAGCACCTGACGTTCATTGGCCATCAG GATACAGCTGGAGTTGGGAACATTCACTCAG GTGCTGTGCCTCCATGGATGATTCAAGAGGAGGAACACAGCTCTGGGAACCTACCAATAGGCCCTTCCTATGAAGAATTTCTCAAAGAAC aggaaaaacagaaactgaagaaactCCCCCCAGAGCGAGTTGGGGCCAACTTTGACCACAGCTCCACCACCAGTGCAGGCTGGTTGCCCTCTTTTGGCAGAGTCTGGAATAACGGACGACGCTGGCAGTCCAG gCATCAATTCAAAACGGAAGCCGCAACAAGAAACAAGCAGTCACATAAAGGAAAAAGTTGA
- the Cenatac gene encoding coiled-coil domain-containing protein 84 isoform X2 — protein sequence MAPPQRCPLCRQTFFCGRGHVYSRKHQRQLKGALERLLPQVEAARKAVRAAQVERYVPEHDRCCWCPCCGCQVRKHLSHGNLTVLHGGLLEHLASPEHKKATNRFWWENKANAQMKEKFLISPQDYARFKKSMVKGLDSYEEKEDEVIKEMAAQIREAEQSRQEVVRSVLEPQAEPDPEEGSSAPGSWKATNGPAPLSFSHVASSSQQVSHLDLQGVPELDWMETGQHLTFIGHQDTAGVGNIHSGAVPPWMIQEEEHSSGNLPIGPSYEEFLKEQEKQKLKKLPPERVGANFDHSSTTSAGWLPSFGRVWNNGRRWQSRHQFKTEAATRNKQSHKGKS from the exons ATGGCGCCACCGCAGCGATGTCCTCTGTGTCGCCAAACTTTCTTCTGTGGTCGAGGACACGTCTACAGCCGCAAGCACCAGCGGCAGTTGAAGGGGGCCCTGGAGCGGCTTTTACCGCAG gtggaAGCTGCCCGCAAGGCCGTCCGTGCCGCCCAGGTAGAGCGCTATGTCCCCGAGCATGATCGGTGCTGCTGGTGTCCGTGCTGTGGCTGCCAAGTGCGAAAACACCTGAGCCACGGAAACCTGACAGTGCTGCACGGGGGTCTGCTGGAACATCTGGCCAG CCCAGAGCATAAGAAAGCCACCAACAGATTCTGGTGGGAGAACAAGGCCAATGCCCAGATGAAAGAGAAGTTTCTGATCTCCCCCCAGGATTATGCACG gtttaagAAATCCATGGTGAAGGGCTTGGATTCTTATGAAGAAAAGGAGGACGAGGTGATTAAAGAG ATGGCGGCTCAGATCCGCGAGGCAGAACAGAGTCGGCAGGAAGTGGTCCGATCTGTCTTAGAG CCTCAGGCAGAGCCAGATCCAGAAGAGGGCTCTTCGGCACCTGGAAGCTGGAAAGCAACCAACGG CCCGGCTCCCCTGTCTTTCAGCCATGTAGCCTCCAGCTCACAGCAGGTATCACACTTGGACCTGCAAGGTGTTCCAGAGCTTGACTGGATGGAGACAGGACAGCACCTGACGTTCATTGGCCATCAG GATACAGCTGGAGTTGGGAACATTCACTCAG GTGCTGTGCCTCCATGGATGATTCAAGAGGAGGAACACAGCTCTGGGAACCTACCAATAGGCCCTTCCTATGAAGAATTTCTCAAAGAAC aggaaaaacagaaactgaagaaactCCCCCCAGAGCGAGTTGGGGCCAACTTTGACCACAGCTCCACCACCAGTGCAGGCTGGTTGCCCTCTTTTGGCAGAGTCTGGAATAACGGACGACGCTGGCAGTCCAG gCATCAATTCAAAACGGAAGCCGCAACAAGAAACAAGCAGTCACATAAAGGAAAAAGTTGA
- the Cenatac gene encoding coiled-coil domain-containing protein 84 isoform X1 produces the protein MAPPQRCPLCRQTFFCGRGHVYSRKHQRQLKGALERLLPQVEAARKAVRAAQVERYVPEHDRCCWCPCCGCQVRKHLSHGNLTVLHGGLLEHLASPEHKKATNRFWWENKANAQMKEKFLISPQDYARFKKSMVKGLDSYEEKEDEVIKEMAAQIREAEQSRQEVVRSVLEPQAEPDPEEGSSAPGSWKATNGTSSASPAPLSFSHVASSSQQVSHLDLQGVPELDWMETGQHLTFIGHQDTAGVGNIHSGAVPPWMIQEEEHSSGNLPIGPSYEEFLKEQEKQKLKKLPPERVGANFDHSSTTSAGWLPSFGRVWNNGRRWQSRHQFKTEAATRNKQSHKGKS, from the exons ATGGCGCCACCGCAGCGATGTCCTCTGTGTCGCCAAACTTTCTTCTGTGGTCGAGGACACGTCTACAGCCGCAAGCACCAGCGGCAGTTGAAGGGGGCCCTGGAGCGGCTTTTACCGCAG gtggaAGCTGCCCGCAAGGCCGTCCGTGCCGCCCAGGTAGAGCGCTATGTCCCCGAGCATGATCGGTGCTGCTGGTGTCCGTGCTGTGGCTGCCAAGTGCGAAAACACCTGAGCCACGGAAACCTGACAGTGCTGCACGGGGGTCTGCTGGAACATCTGGCCAG CCCAGAGCATAAGAAAGCCACCAACAGATTCTGGTGGGAGAACAAGGCCAATGCCCAGATGAAAGAGAAGTTTCTGATCTCCCCCCAGGATTATGCACG gtttaagAAATCCATGGTGAAGGGCTTGGATTCTTATGAAGAAAAGGAGGACGAGGTGATTAAAGAG ATGGCGGCTCAGATCCGCGAGGCAGAACAGAGTCGGCAGGAAGTGGTCCGATCTGTCTTAGAG CCTCAGGCAGAGCCAGATCCAGAAGAGGGCTCTTCGGCACCTGGAAGCTGGAAAGCAACCAACGG GACCTCATCTGCCAGCCCGGCTCCCCTGTCTTTCAGCCATGTAGCCTCCAGCTCACAGCAGGTATCACACTTGGACCTGCAAGGTGTTCCAGAGCTTGACTGGATGGAGACAGGACAGCACCTGACGTTCATTGGCCATCAG GATACAGCTGGAGTTGGGAACATTCACTCAG GTGCTGTGCCTCCATGGATGATTCAAGAGGAGGAACACAGCTCTGGGAACCTACCAATAGGCCCTTCCTATGAAGAATTTCTCAAAGAAC aggaaaaacagaaactgaagaaactCCCCCCAGAGCGAGTTGGGGCCAACTTTGACCACAGCTCCACCACCAGTGCAGGCTGGTTGCCCTCTTTTGGCAGAGTCTGGAATAACGGACGACGCTGGCAGTCCAG gCATCAATTCAAAACGGAAGCCGCAACAAGAAACAAGCAGTCACATAAAGGAAAAAGTTGA
- the Rps25 gene encoding 40S ribosomal protein S25 — protein MPPKDDKKKKDAGKSAKKDKDPVNKSGGKAKKKKWSKGKVRDKLNNLVLFDKATYDKLCKEVPNYKLITPAVVSERLKIRGSLARAALQELLSKGLIKLVSKHRAQVIYTRNTKGGDAPAAGEDA, from the exons ATG CCGCCCAAGGatgacaagaagaagaaagatgctGGAAAGTCGGCCAAAAAAGACAAAGACCCAGTAAATAAGTCTGGTGGCAAGGCCAAAAAGAAG AAGTGGTCCAAAGGCAAAGTTCGGGACAAGCTCAACAATCTGGTCCTGTTTGACAAAGCTACATACGACAAACTTTGTAAGGAGGTTCCCAACTACAAGCTCATCACTCCAGCTGTGGTCTCTGAGAGACTGAAGATTCGCGGTTCCTTGGCCAGGGCAGCCCTCCAGGAGCTACTCAGTAAAG GACTTATCAAGCTAGTTTCAAAGCACAGAGCCCAAGTCATTTACACTAGAAACACAAAGGGTGGAGATGCCCCAGCTGCTGGCGAAGATGCTTGA
- the Slc37a4 gene encoding glucose-6-phosphate exchanger SLC37A4 isoform X1, producing MAAQGYGYYRAVIFAAMFGGYSLYYFNRKTFSFVMPSLVEEIALDKDDLGLITSSQSAAYAISKFVSGVLSDQMSARWLFSSGLLLVGLVNVVFSWSSTVPVFAALWFLNGLAQGLGWPPCGKILRKWFEPSQFGTWWAVLSTSMNLAGGLGPILATILAQSYSWRSTLALSGALCVAVSFLCLLLIHNEPADVGLRNLDPTPSKGKKGSSKEDSTLQDLLLSPYLWVLSTGYLVVFGVKTCCTDWGQFFLIQERGQSALVGSSYMSALEVGGLVGSIAAGYLSDRAMAKAGLSMYGNPRHGLLLFMMAGMAASMFLFRVTVTSDSPKDDAFWTPTLHPLAELTGFTEHEIWILVLGAVFGFSSYGPIALFGVIANESAPPNLCGTSHAIVGLMANVGGFLAGLPFSTIAKHYSWSTAFWVAEVICIASTVVFFLLRNIRTKMGRVPKKAE from the exons ATGGCAGCCCAAGGCTATGGTTATTACCGCGCTGTCATCTTCGCAGCCATGTTTGGGGGCTACAGCCTGTACTACTTCAACCGCAAAACCTTCTCCTTCGTCATGCCATCCTTGGTGGAAGAGATTGCTCTGGACAAGGACGATTTGG GGCTCATCACCAGCAGCCAGTCGGCAGCTTATGCCATCAGCAAGTTTGTGAGTGGGGTGCTTTCTGACCAGATGAGCGCTCGCTGGCTCTTCTCCTCTGGGCTGCTCCTGGTCGGCCTGGTCAACGTCGTCTTCTCTTGGAGCTCCACGGTACCAGTCTTTGCTGCTCTCTGGTTTCTTAATGGCCTGGCACAGGGGCTGGGCTGGCCCCCCTGTGGGAAGATCCTGAGGAAG TGGTTTGAGCCATCCCAGTTTGGCACTTGGTGGGCTGTGTTGTCAACCAGCATGAACCTGGCTGGAGGTTTGGGACCTATCTTGGCAACGATTCTTGCCCAGAGCTACAGCTGGCGCAGCACACTGGCCCTGTCTGGGGCACTGTGCGTGgctgtctccttcctctgcctgctgcTCATCCACAATGAGCCTGCTGATGTTGGACTCCGAAATCTGGACCCTACCCCCTCCAAGGGCAAAAAGG gttcatCAAAGGAGGACAGCACCCTGCAGGATCTGCTACTGTCCCCCTATCTCTGGGTGCTCTCCACTGGCTACCTTGTAGTCTTTGGAGTAAAGACCTGCTGTACAGACTGGGGCCAGTTCTTCCTTATCCAGGAGCGAGGGCAGTCTGCCCTTGTGG GTAGTTCCTACATGAGTGCCCTGGAGGTTGGAGGCCTCGTGGGCAGCATTGCAGCCGGCTATCTGTCAGACCGGGCCATGGCAAAG GCAGGGCTGTCTATGTATGGGAACCCTCGTCATGGCCTGTTGCTGTTCATGATGGCTGGCATGGCAGCATCCATGTTCCTCTTCCGGGTCACGGTGACCAGTGACTCACCCAAG GACGATGCTTTCTGGACTCCCACTCTCCATCCTCTGGCTGAGCTCACGGGCTTTACGGAGCATGAG ATCTGGATCCTGGTGTTGGGAGCTGTGTTTGGTTTCTCTTCTTACGGTCCCATTGCCTTGTTTGGAGTCATAGCCAATGAGAGTGCACCTCCCAACTTGTGTGGCACCTCTCATGCCATTGTGGGACTCATGGCAAATG TGGGCGGATTTCTGGCTGGGTTACCCTTCAGCACCATCGCCAAGCACTATAGCTGGAGCACAGCCTTCTGGGTGGCAGAAGTGATTTGTATAGCCAGCACAGTTGTCTTCTTCTTGCTTCGAAATATCCGCACCAAGATGGGCCGAGTGCCCAAGAAGGCAGAGTAA
- the Trappc4 gene encoding trafficking protein particle complex subunit 4 → MAIFSVYVVNKAGGLIYQWDSYSPRAEAEKTFSYPLDLLLKLHDERVLVAFGQRDGIRVGHAVLAINGVDVNGKYTADGKEVLEYLGNSANYPVSIRFGRPRLTSNEKLMLASMFHSLFAIGSQLSPEQGSSGIEMLETDTFKLHCFQTLTGIKFVVLADPRQAGIDSLLRKIYEIYSDFALKNPFYSLEMPIRCELFDQNLKLALEVAEKAGTFGPGS, encoded by the exons ATGGCGATTTTTAGTGTGTACGTGGTTAATAAAGCCGGCGGCCTGATTTACCAGTGGGACAGCTACTCGCCACGAGCTGAGGCCgagaaaactttcagttaccCTCTGGACCTGTTGCTGAAACTGCACGACGAGCGAGTGCTGGTGGCTTTCGGCCAGCGCGACGGCATCCGGG TGGGCCACGCAGTGCTGGCCATCAATGGCGTGGATGTGAATGGCAAGTACACGGCCGACGGGAAAGAAGTGCTGGAGTATCTAGGTAACTCTGCAAATTACCCGGTGTCCATTCGTTTCGGCCGGCCCCGCCTTACCTCTAACGAGAAGCTTATGCTGGCATCCATGTTCCACTC GCTCTTTGCCATTGGTTCCCAGCTGTCTCCGGAACAGGGAAGTTCAGGCATTGAGATGCTGGAGACAGACACATTCAAACTGCACTGCTTCCAAACACTGACAG GGATCAAGTTTGTGGTCCTGGCAGATCCTAGGCAAGCTGGAATAGATTCTCTTCTCCGAAAAATTTATGAGATTTACTCAGACTTTGCCCTCAAGAATCCATTCTACTCCTTGGAAATGCCTATCAG ATGCGAGCTATTTGACCAGAACCTGAAGCTAGCTCTAGAGGTGGCAGAGAAGGCTGGCACTTTTGGACCTGGGTCATAG